The sequence below is a genomic window from Candidatus Dadabacteria bacterium.
CGATTTCTGCTCCCCGTCGTGAAGGCTGATGTTGTGAACCTGATAAGGAAGTCCGGTCTCCTCAAGCATTATTGAGACCTTCCTGCCGTTGGGCGTGGCGGCTGTGTGGAGGTGTATCATTCAGAACCCGGCGGATTCAATAACTTCCCGCTTTTCACCTTCGGGCATATCCTCAAAATAAAGTTCAACCGCTTCTTTGAGGTTGCAGACTGCTTCGTCCGGAGTCTCCCCGTAACTTGAGATATTTGTCCCGTTCAAACGGGAAACAAAAACATCCCCTTCTTTCCAAACAAGAGCGCGTAATTTTTCCAGTTTCTCCATTAGGACCTCCTTTTGCGGGAAGCGCCATACACTACACCTAATTGCATGATTTTTTCAAATCCAGGCAAACGCCCGCTTATTGCAACTTCCAGAATCAAGAGCAATTGGAGGTGCTTGGGAATAGAACCGGGCAAACGCCCGCTTATTGCAACCATGGTCGCCGATTTCCTTTCTCATTTCTTGGGAATAGAACCGGGCAAACGCCCGCTTATTGCAACTGACGAGTTCAACCCGTTTCATTTTCGCGGATCAAAGGGGTATCTGACGATAACGCCCCTCCCCGCGCAGTTGCGCCAATCCCTAACGCCAAAATATTTTTTGCGGCATTTATATCCGCATGGTCTTTGTGTCCACATTTGACACAATGGAAATCTCTGTCTTTCCGGCTTTCTTTGTCAATGTTTCCGCAACGGGAACAGGTCTGGCTGGTGTAAGCCGGTTCAACTTTGATTAGCGTCCCGCACTTGTAGGCGAGTTTGTTTTCAAAATTGCCCCAAGCAGAAGCGAGTATCTCTCTGTTCAGCCCCGCTTTCTGTCGGACATTCTTGCCCGGCTCTGTTTCTGTTCCTTTTGCCGAGGCGGTCATCCCCGGTATGTTCAAATCCTCAATAACAACGGTCTCGTATTTGTCCGCAATGCGTCTTGTTGTCTGGTGCGCCCAATTCTTGCGGACATTGCCGAGCGTCCGCGATATGCGGGCGACACGGGCTTTTGTGATGTTCCTGCGCCTGCTGCCTTTCACCTGCCGCGCCATCCTCCTCTGGTAGCGTCTCCGGCGGATTTCCAGCCGCTTGGTGTCGCGCCCGGGCAGGTGTTTCAACTCCTCTGTTGACAGGGCTATGCCGCTGACATTGCGGTCTATGCCCACCGCATCGGTCTGCGCGGGTTGCTTTACCCGGTCGGCGGGGACATCATAAAGGACGGAGCAATACCACTTGCCCGCCAGATATTTGATTGTTGCCAGTTTCGGTTCACAACCTTCATACGGATTGTTTCCCCGTAGGGTTACGCGCCCTGTCTTCGGGATGAACAGGCGGTTGTCTTTCAAGTTCACTTGTTCGGGAATAGTGAAAGACGGAGTTGACCGCGCCCTTGTTTTACGTTTCGGGAAGCCCGCGCCCTGTTTGAATGTCTTTTGCCAGGCATCCGCCTGATACTTGAGAGTGTAGCGGATTTCCCTTGCGGGCAACTCCATAAGCCAAGGGGTTTTGCGGCGGAGTTCAGTAAATTGCTTGCCAAGAGAAAAGAATGAGACGCTCGGTTTTGGTGTGCCGAATATCTTGGCTGTCTGATATTCCGCTCTATTGCGCTCAAGCGCGGCGTTCCACACAAACCGGCACGCCCCCGCAATTTGAAAAAGTTTGCCCGCCTTGCCTTTTGTTTCCAGCAACAGGCGGTAAGTAACGGAACGGGGTGAAGTTTGATGCTCCATATTCTTTATATTTTAACCGCTTTACCGAACTATGCTGACAACCCGCCTCTGTGAGGCGACCGCCCTGCCCGCCGGGTCAAGCAACTCCAAAGCAAACTCATACTCTCCGCTTTCCAGCCCCTCAACAAAAGCGGGACTCCATTTCTTGAGAACGGTTGAGGCAACCGCCTCCCCGCCGGACAACACAGACACCCTGACCGCATAGCCGTCCGCCTCCAAAGAAACGCGGTGAAGGTAGTAATCAACCATCACCCTCCGGGCGTCACCTCCCTTGTAAACGCCCTTGGGGCGGCTGTAGATAATTGCGGGGGCGGACAAGTCAATATCGGGACTTGCGCCCGGAAGCGCGAAAACAGTGAAATTTATGGCGTGCCCGGCTTCGGGCGACTTTACGCTCTCATGGTAGGAACGGGACGGAAAAGCCACAATAGTGTGGGGCCCCGGCGCCAGACGGCCTATGCGGACGGGCTTTGAAACATCATATATCGCCTTGTAGGGCTCGCCGTCAACTATGAGGTGTATGTGCTGGCCCCGAGCGGAATTGGCTATGCGGTTTTTCCGCAGAAACGGAGTTTGAACGCCGAGGTCAAAACCCGAAACATCCAATGTTACCTCTGGCGACAGAGTGAAAACACGCCCTCCGTCCGGCGGCGACACCACGCGGACCTTCGCATCCTTAATAACGGGAGACCGCGAGACCTCAACTATTCTGACCTCCGCCGCGCAGACATCCGCAAACACCATCTGCGCCGCCGCAAGTAAAAGCAAAAACCTCATCGGCAGAAGACTACCACACTCAAGGGCCGGTTTGAAAATAAGCGCCGCCCGTGTAGTATGCGCCTATGAGCGGCAGTCGTAAAAAAGACGGGGGCGGACGCGCCCGGCGCGACACGGTCTCGCTTGATATTGCCGCCCGTCCCAGAAGAAACAGAAAAAGCCCCTCCATCCGCGCTCTTGCGGCGGAAACCCGCCTGCTTGCGGAAAACCTTATTTATCCGCTGTTTGTGCACGGCGGGAGCGCGGATGAAGACATAAAGTCCATGCCGGGCAAAAAGAGACTGGGCGCGGACGGCCTGATGAGGGAAGTGGAAATGTCCGTAAATGCCGGAGTTACCGCCTTTATACTTTTCCCCGTGGTTGAGGACTCAGAAAAATCCCCGGACGCAAGGGAGGCGGGCAACCCGCGCGGGCTTATCCCCGAAACCGCGCGCGCTCTGAAAAAACAGTTTCCCGATGCGACCTTAATAACCGATGTCGCCCTTGACCCTTATTCAAGCGACGGACACGACGGGATAGTCTCTTCATCGGGCGAGATACTGAACGATTTGACGGTTGAGGCGCTGTGCGGGCAGGCGCTTGCGCACGCCGAAGCCGGGGCGGACATTGTGTCGCCCAGCGACATGATGGACGGGCGCGTGGGAGCAATCAGGGAGACGCTTGACGAAAACGGGCATACCGGAACTTCCATACTGTCCTACACGGCAAAATACGCCTCATGCTTTTACGGACCGTTTCGCGGCGCGCTGGACTCCGCGCCCAAAGCGGGCGACAAGAAGACCTATCAGATGAACCCCGCCAACGTGAGGGAGGCGCTCAGGGAACTTGCCCTTGACGAGGCGGAGGGGGCGGATATTGTGATGGTGAAACCCGCAGGATACTACCTTGATGTGGTGAGCGCGTTCAGGGAGTCAACTGATTTGCCGGTCGCCGCTTATCAGGTGAGCGGGGAATACCTTATGATAAAATCCGCCGCAGCGGTCGGCGGAATAAGCGAGAGAGACGCCGTTATGGAGAGTTTACTCGCAATCACAAGGGCGGGGGCGGATATGATAGCAACCTATTTCGCCCCCGAAGCGGCAAACTTTTTAAGGAGGTTTGAAACATGAGATTTGCAGCGTTTGTTGACGGGCCCAACCTTATGGGCTCATTCAGAAATCTGGGTCTTAACATTGATGACTATCAGTCTTTCTACAATTTCGTAATGAGGAGAGCGGTGGCGGAATGGAGTAAATGCGTGGTGGGCGAGTGTGAAACCACAACACTTGTGTGGCGCGTCTTCTGGTATCAAATCGGAAGCATAGATGAACTTCGCTTTGACAATCCCGCTTTTGAGGAAAGCCTGCGCCGCAACTTTGAGCGGGATGCGGAACTGAAGCACTCCTTTGTGTCGGCTGCGCAGAGAGAAAATCATCCCGACCCGGAGGAAGGGGCGTGGGGCATGTGCCTGAGCGAGGGCAAGGAATGGTATGAAAAGAAAAGAGCGGACTTGAGAAAGATGAACCAGTTCAACCGCGCGGTCAGGAACAACACCCGCTTTGTTGACATCATTGAGTGCGGCCACTGGAAACTGGACATACTCAGAAAGAATCTGCACGAAAAAGGCATTGACACCTCTCTGGCCGTTGACCTCGCAACCATGACGGATTCCTACGATGTGGCGGTGGTGCTGTCGGGAGATGCGGACATGTTGCCTTCAATCAATCATGCAAAAAAGCACAAGGGCAAACAGATAGGCATTGTGGAACTCAAAAATGATGATGATTCGCGCGGGCAACAATCATCCGCGAGACTCAGAAATCACGCCGACTTTGTTGTCTCAATAGGAAAAACCGAACTGCTGGGCGAAGGCATCTGCGCCGAAAGGCAGTATTGAAGCGGTATTGAAAAAACGGTCAGCCGCCCCCGCTCAGGGGTTCACGACAACCTTGCCGAACTGCCCGGCGCTCTCCAGCGCCTTGTGAGCCCCGGCAAGGTCCGAAAGCGGAAACTTTCTGCCTATGACTGGAGTAACCGTTCCGCCCGCCGCCATTTCAACGCACTCTTTAAGCATACTCTGAGACGAGTTGAAAACGGTAACTCCGATGACGGAAATGTCGCGCATTATGACGGGACCGATGGAGAACTTGTCAACCACCCCGCCGCCCACGACTCCCACAAGAAGAAGCCGTCCTCCGGATTTGAGAATTTTAATGTTTTTCTCCCAGTGGGCGGCACCCACGGGGTCAAACACTATGTCAACACCGCCCTTTATCACTCTGGAAAAGTCTTCGGTTTTGTAGTTAATTGTCTCGTCCGCGCCGAGTTCGCGCGCTTTCCCAAGTTTCTCATCACTGCCCGCTGTGGCTATGACTTTTGCGCCCAGATGTTTTGCAACCTGTATGGCCGCCGTTCCCGACCCGCTACCGGCAGCGTGAACCACCACCGTTTCACCCTTCTCCAGACCGCCTCTGCTGGCAAGCCCGTAAAGCGCCGTCACGTAACAGATGGGCAACGTGCATGCGTCATCATGAGAAAGGGCGTCCGGAATTTTGCAGACATTCACAGCCGGAACGGTTACAAACTCGGCAAAACCGCCCTGCCGGTTCACCCCTATAACGCTGACTCCGCCTCCGGTTTTGACGGCGGGGTTGACCACCACGCGGTCTCCGGGGAAAACCCCCCAGACCGACTTGCCGGCCTCTTTAACCTCGCCGGATATGTCTATGCCGCCTATGTGGGGAAGGTCAACCGGGCGGGGAGACTTGCCGGACCTCAAACGCGTGTCCAAAGAATTCATCGCACACGCTTTTACACGTATCAGAACATCATCCGCCCCCGGGGACGGAACCTCAGCGTCCTCGTATTTTATGACATCGGCATCTCCGACTTCATGATATATACCGGATTTCATGTCACCCCTCCTTTGAAAAACAATCTCGCATTATACAGTCAACAACCGGCGGGGGCAACCTTAATTGCCTCATCCCTCCGGAAGACATGCGGACCACTCCGCCCAATGATAACCGCAAATTGAAAACGCGCAAGACTTTACAAACAGGCGCGCGCTGTTATAATCTGGTTCTTCTGCGGAGCGGACAATGAAAAAAGGCATCCACCCCGAATACAAACAGGTGGTTTTTCAAGACCCCTCATCCGGCTTTTCCATACTGACGCGGTCAACAAAGACCTCGGACAAGACGGTCAAGTGGGAGGACGGCAACGAATACCCGCTGGTAACCGTTGAGGTTTCAAGCAGTTCCCACCCGTTCTTTACGGGCAGGGAGCAACAGTTCGCCAAAGAGAGCCGCGTGGAAAAATTTCGCAAGAAATACGGCTCTCAGGAAAAACCCTCCGAAGAATCAGAGGCCTGACTCTTTCAAGTATTTGACGACATCATCCTGAATTGACCCGTCAACCATCTCGCGCCAGTCGTCGCTTCCCTGCTTTATTGAGTCCCTTATTTTGGTCGCCGATATCCATCCGATGTTTTCAGGCGGAAAAAACTCGTTCATCTCGTAGCCGACCCCCCTTCCCCAGTTCACGGATTCAATGTCGGGGATTTTCATCACCTCAACATCATCGCCCTTGCTCGCGTGATACTTGCGTATCATGTCTATGGTCTGTTCGGTCGTGAACGGGTTTTTCGGGTCGGGCGGGATGTCCCGCACCATGATCAGGCACGGAACGCCCTTGTCCAGTTTTTGGCGTATGAGGCTTATGTGCCCCTGATGGTAGGGCTGATACCTCCCTATGAAGATCGCCCTTTTTGTTTCTGCGGGCGTTATTTCGGGATGCCCGTGATTTGTAACTTTCCAGTCAGACATTTTGCTTCTCCTTGCCGCCCATTCCATGAGCGGAAAACTGGCTCCGGCGGAGGGATTCGAACCCCCGACCTAGTGGTTAACAGCCACCCGCTCTGCCAACTGAGCTACACCGGAACAGATAAGATGTGTTAAATTATACCGCTCATGAAAGACAGTCAAGAAAAGCGGGGAGACGGCGGGAAACCGGGGGGAAAGGCGCGTTCCTCGGCGCTTGCGCCCGCCTCTCCGCTTCAGCGCTATGTGGCGGAAATCGCCGCCCACCCCATCCTGTCGGGAGAGCGCGAGCGCGAACTTGCCGTCCGCTACAGGGAAACGGGAGACATAGACGCCGCGCGCCAGCTGGTTGCCTCAAACTTGAGGTTTGTCGTCAAAGTCGCGGGGGAATACAAAAACCACGGCATTAACATGATGGACATAATTCAGGAGGGCAATCTCGGCCTCATGCACGCGGTAAAAAGGTTTGATCCCACAAAGGGATACCGCCTCATTTCGTATGCCGTCTGGTGGATAAAGGCATACATCCGCAAGCATATAATGGACACTTGGAGTCTTGTCAGAATAGGCACGGGCAGGGAGCAGAGAAAGCTGTTTTACAACATGCGCGCTGCGAGCGGGAAACTTGAGCGCGGCGGCGCGGCGGCAACACGCGGGGAAATAGCAAAAGAGGTGGGCGTGTCGGAAAAAGGCGTGTCGGAAATGAAGCAGATAATGGGAGCGCGCGACATGTCCCTGAACTCGCCCGTGCGGGACGGGGCGGATGCGGCACACATGGATTTTCTCGCGGACTCCTCCGAGGGACAGGATGCGGGGTTTGAGCGCGCGCAGATAAAAAGCATGGTCAAATCACACATGACGGACGCGCTTAAAACACTGGGTGAAAAAGAGAACTATATTGTCCGCAACCGCTTTCTCAGCGAAAGCCCCAAGACGCTGGACACCATAGGGAACAAGTTCGGCATCTCACGCGAGAGGGTAAGGCAGATAGAGAAAACGGCGCTGAAAAAACTGAAAAAAGAGTTTGAAAAACATGGCATCTCCCCGCCCGACCCGCGTTAGGACAAGCCATCGGGTGCGGACGCTAAAATCTCAGCCGTTTTTTCAATCGCCTTTGCCACTCCGGACGGGTCGTTCCCGCCGGCCTGAGCGAGAGAGGGTTTGCCTCCCCCCCTGCCGCCGATGAGCGGCGCAATTTCTTTGACAATGTTTCCCGCATGAAACTTTCCCGCCGCATCTCCGGCGACACCCACAAGAACAAACGCCTTTCCCTCCCTTGAGCCGCCGAGCGCGGCGACGCCGTTTTTAATCTTTGCCCTGACCTTGTCCCACAACTCCCTCAGTTCCTCCGGCCCCGCGCCGTCCACCTCGCGCGAAACAAAGGAAACGCCCCCTATCTCCCGCGCCCCGGAAAGCGCCTCATCGGTGTCTCCCGCAATGGCATCCCTCTTCGCCCTGCCAACCTCTTTTTCAAGTTCTCCCGCACGCCGCAAAAGTTTCTCTATGCGCCCGGGCACGTCCGAAGGGTCGCCGCCGAGAGAAACAGCCGCCTCCGCGAGCGTCATCTCATTGCGCACGGCGCGCTTTCGCGCCGCTTCCGCGCACACCGCCTCTATCCTTCTGACCCCCGCGCTTGAAGCGGACTGCGAAACAATGGTGAAAAGCCCCGCCGCCGCCGCATTGGAAAGGTGAGTTCCGCCGCACAGTTCCGCGCTGTAGCCGCCGATGGAAACCACCCGGACTTTGTCGCCGTATTTCTCTTCAAATATCGCCGTTGCGCCCTCTTTCAGCGCTTCCTCGTAAGGAACATCCGCCCTTGTTACCACCTCGTCCGCGCGGGAAATCCTCTCGTTGACCTCATCCTCAATGGCGCGAGATTCATCCGGGGTAATGCGGGAGTGGTGTGTAAAATCAAACCTGAGCCTGTCCGGGGCGACAAGCGAGCCTGCCTGCGTTACATGGCTTCCGAGAATATCCCTCAGAACGGAGTGCAGTATGTGAGTTGCCGTGTGGTGTGCCGAGACGGCGCGGCGGCGGGCTTTGTCAACGGACAAAACCACCTCGCCTCCGGCGGACAACCGCCCTTTCTCAACCACGGCGCGGTGGCTTATAATTCCGGCGGCGGGCTTTGTGGTGTCGGTAACGCGCGCGAAAAACCCTTCCCCTTCAATCGTCCCCGTGTCTCCGACCTGTCCGCCGGAATTCGCGTAAAACGGGGTTGAATCCGTAATGATTTCAATCTCGCCGTCTCCGGCGTCAGCGGTAAAAACCGCCTTTGCTTCGCCTGCGGTTGAGCCGTAGCCGGTAAATTCGCATGCAAACCCTTCGGACACAAGGGCGGTGTAGTCCGCCGCGCGCGGGTCGCCGCCGCCCTTCCACGACTTTCTTGACTGCTCTTTTTGCGCGCCCATTTCCTTCTCAAACCCGGCGCGGTCAACGCCGAGATTCTTCTCCCTTAGCACGTCCTCGGTCAGGTCAAGAGGAAAGCCGTAGGTGTCGTAAAGTTTGAACGCGACCTTTCCGGGCAGTTTCCCGCCTGCGGGCAGTTTCCCCACTTCGCTCTCAAGGATTTCAAGCCCCCGCGCCGCAGTCTCAAGAAACCGCTCCTCTTCGGCGCGAACCACATCGGAGGCGAAACCGGCTTTTTGAGCGGCATCGGGATATGCGTCCGCCATCAGACCGGAAACCGCGTCGAGGGTCTTGAACAGAAACGGCTCGTCCGCGCCGAGGGTTTTTGCGTGGCGCACCGCCCTTCTGATAATCCTTCTGAGAACATACCCCCTGCCCTCGTTTGAGGGGAAAACCCCGTCCGTTATAAGAAAGAGCGCCGCGCGCGCGTGGTCTGCTATAACGCGCATGCTGCTGTCCGCCTTCCCCCCGCCGTCCTCATACCGCGCCTGTGAAATCTCCTCAATGCGCGAGATGACGCCCCGCAGCAAATCCGTTTCGTAGTTGCTTGCCCTTCCCTGTATGACCGCCGCCATTCTTTCAAGCCCCATTCCCGTGTCAATGCTTGGACGGGGAAGCGGCGACATTTTCCCGGACTCATCCCTCTCATACTGCATAAAAACAAGATTCCACAATTCAAGGTAGCGGTCGCAATCACAGCCGGGGGCGCAGTCATTTTTTCCGCATCCCGCCTTTTCCCCCTGATCTATGAGGATTTCGGAGCACGGCCCGCACGGGCCCACATTTCCCATTGTCCAGAAATTGCTCTCGTCCCCCATCGGGAGAATGCGGGACGGGGGAAGCCCCGCCGCTTTCTGCCAGATTTTCGCCGCCTCGCCGTCATCATTGTGGACGGTTATCCAGAGTTTATTTTCCGGCAGACCGTAAACCTTTGTAACAAGTTCCCACGCAAACGCTGTGGCGTCTTCCTTGAAGTAGTCGCCAAAGGAAAAGTTGCCGAGCATTTCAAAAAATGTGTGGTGGCGCGCGGTGTATCCCACATTGTCAAGGTCGTTGTGTTTGCCGCCCGCCCTCATGCATTTCTGGGATGAGACGGCGCGCGGGTGTGAAAATTTTTCAAGTCCCAGAAAAACATTCTTGAACTGGACCATGCCCGAATTTGAAAAAAGAAGGGTCGGGTCATCCGGGGGAACAAGGGAGGAACTTTTTACGCGCTTGTGCCCCCTTTGTTCAAAAAAGGAAAGAAACGCCTCCCTGATTTCGCTTCCAGTCATAACGGTTTGCGCCCCGAACGGGCGCGCCGGAGTTTAACGGAGTTTCCGGCGGAGATTACTTTGCCGCCGGAATCACGGACACGGTTTTTCTCTTGCCCTTGCGGAATTTCACAACTCCGTCCGCCAGCGCAAAGAGCGTCCAGTCGCGCCCGGAGCCGACATTGTCTCCGGCGTGAAACGAGGTCCCCCTCTGCCTGACTATGATGTTTCCGGCTTTGACGAACTCCCCGCCGAACTTCTTGACGCCGAGCCGCTTGCCCGCCGAATCTCTTCCGTTTTTTGAACTGCCGCCGCCTTTCTTTGTGGACATACCGCTCTCCCTACCCCCTGATATCCGTAATGCGGACGCTGGTGTATTGCTGCCGGTGCCCGGCTTTGCGCCTGTAGCCCTTGCGCCGTTTGAATTTGAAAACCGTTATTTTGTCTCCCTTTTTCTGGGAAATGATTTCGCCCTTCACCTCGGCTCCCTCAACAACCGGAGCGCCGACCTTCGCCTCGCCCTCGCCGTTTGAGACCAGCAGAACATCGGCAAAGCCGACCGAATCGCCCGGACTGCCCGCGATCTTCTCAATGTCAACCACATCGCCGGGCTTTACCAAGTATTGTCTGTTTCCTGTTCTTATGACCGCCTGCATAGCAACCGCTCCGTCCTCGGGGACGGCTCATTATGCCACAGATTGGGGGGAAGTGTCAAACGGGGCGGGGTGTTCACGCAAGGTCAAAACGGTCCAGATTCGTCACCTTGGTCCAGACGGCAACAAAGTCTCTGACGAATTTCTCCTCTCCGTCCCCGCAACCGTAAACCTCGGCAAGAGCCCGCAGTTCGGAGTTTGAGCCGAATATCAGGTCAACCCGCGTCCCGGTCCATTTCGGTTTTCCGGTTTTCCGGTCGCGGCCTTCAAACAGGTCTTCATCGCCGGACACCGGCTTCCAGTCGGTGTTCATATCCAGCAGGTTCACGAAGAAGTCATTGGTCAGCGCGCCCGGCCGTTCGGTGAAGACGCCGTGCCGTGTTTGTCCGAAGTTTGTGTCCAGCACGCGCATGCCGCCGACAAGAGCCGTCATTTCGGGCGGTGTCAGGGTCAGCAGTTGCGCCCGGTCAACCAGCAGTTCTTCGTCTGAAACGGCGTATTTTTCTTTCCGGTAGTTGCGAAACCCGTCCGCCGCCGGTTCAAGCACGGCAAACGACTCAACATCGGTTTGTTCCGGAGAGGCGTCCGCGCGCCCCGGTGTGAAAGGCGCGGTTATACCGCTCCCCGCCCGCCCGGCGGCCTGCTCAATGCCGACGCAACCCGCAAGCACTATCAGGTCGGCAAGAGACACTTTCTTGCCGCCGGTTGCGGCGTCGTTGAATTCGTTCCTTATATCCTCAAGGGATTTCAGTGTTTCCGCCAGTTGTTCCGGCTGATTGACCTCCCAGTCTTTCTGGGGTGACAGACGAATGCGGGCTCCGTTTGCGCCGCCGCGCATATCCGAGCCGCGAAAAGTGGAGGCGGAAGCCCACGCGGTTGAAACCATTTGCCTGACGGACAGGCCGGAATCGCCGATCTTTTTCTTGAGAGAGGCGATATCGGTTTCGTCAATCAACGGATGGTCAACTGCGGGGACGGGGTCCTGCCAGATAAGTTCCTCTTTTGGAACTTCGGGTCCCAGATAGCGGGCGCGCGGCCCCATATCGCGGTGGGTCAGTTTGAACCATGCGCGGGCGAATGCGTCCGCAAACCGGTCGGGGCTTTCGTGAAAACGCCGTGAGATTTTTTCAAACTCCGGGTCAAAGCGCAGAGTAAGGTCTGTGGTCAGCATAGTGGGACGGTGGCGTTTTGACGGGTCGTGAGCGTCCGGAATTGTTTCGTCTCCGTCTTTTGCCACCCACTGGTAGGCCCCGGCGGGGCTTTTGGTCAGTTCCCATTCGTGTCCGAACAGGTGGTCAAAAAAGTCATTGCTCCACTTGGCGGGTGTTTTTGTCCATGTAACTTCGGGGCCGCCGGTAATGGTGTCTGCGCTGTGTCCCGAACCGTGGCCGCTTTTCCATCCCAGCCCCTGCTGTTCAATGCCCGCCGCTTCGGGTTCCGCTCCCACAAGCGCCGGGTCGCCCGCGCCGTGTGATTTGCCGAAAGAGTGGCCGCCCGCAATCAGCGCCACGGTTTCCTCATCATTCATTGCCATGCGCCCGAAGGTTTCGCGGATATCAGCCGCCGCCGCAACCGGGTCGGGTTTGCCGTCCGGCCCTTCGGGGTTGACGTAGATCAGCCCCATTTGAACTGCGGCAAGGGGGTTTTCAAGGTCCCGTTCCCCGGAGTAGCGTTTGTCATCCAGCCATGTTTTTTCCGCTCCCCAGTAAATATCTTTTTCCGGCTCCCAGATGTCTTTGCGTCCGCCGCCGAAGCCGAAGGTTTTGAATCCCATTGATTCCAGCGCGACATTGCCGGCAAGAATCATCAGGTCCGCCCATGATATTTTCTTTCCGTATTTTTGTTTTATCGGCCAGAGCAGTCTGCGCGCCTTGTCAAGATTGGCGTTGTCGGGCCAGCTGTTGAGAGGAGCAAAGCGCTGGTTGCCGGTTCCGCCGCCTCCACGCCCGTCTCCGGTGCGGTAAGTTCCGGCGGCGTGCCATGACATGCGGATAAACAGCGGCCCGTAGTGGCCGAAATCCGCGGGCCACCAGTCCTGAGAATCGGTCATCAGGTTGTGGAGGTCTTTTTTCAGGGCGTCATAGTCCAGAGATTTGAACTCTTCCGTGTAGTTGAAATCCCCTTCCATTGGGTCTGACATTGAGGAATGCTGGCGCAGAATATCCAGCCGCAACCGGTTGGGCCACCAGTCGTTGTTTGTTGTGCCACCTCCGGCGGCGTGATTGACCGGGCATTTGTTCATTGGTGCTTTTTCTCCTTTCGCGTTTATGAAAACCTGCTTGTTTTGTTGCAGTAAGCAAACTATAAAGGAAGGTGTGCTTGTGTCAAACGGGGGAGTTAATACTTGGGTTCTATTGACAAAGCGACTGGCTGTAATAGCCTATACACCACGAAATCGGGTCTTCTGATTTCGAACTAAATACCGCCTTTGAGCGGGTGGCCGGATCGGGCGTAACCCGTGAAAGCAAGTCCTGAAGCCACTGCAAGGTGGCTTCAGTTGTTTTCGGAGCATGAAATGTTTCACTTTTGCTATCTGGATGAGAGTGGTTGCCTTATCAGTCGGATATGCCAAACCGCCGAAAGTTTGTTATCATAGGTGTTGCCCTCTAAAATGAGAGAAAAGATGACTGAACAGGACAAAATCAAGATTTCCGTTGAAAACTACGGCCCCATAGCGGAAGCCA
It includes:
- the alaS gene encoding alanine--tRNA ligase, translating into MTGSEIREAFLSFFEQRGHKRVKSSSLVPPDDPTLLFSNSGMVQFKNVFLGLEKFSHPRAVSSQKCMRAGGKHNDLDNVGYTARHHTFFEMLGNFSFGDYFKEDATAFAWELVTKVYGLPENKLWITVHNDDGEAAKIWQKAAGLPPSRILPMGDESNFWTMGNVGPCGPCSEILIDQGEKAGCGKNDCAPGCDCDRYLELWNLVFMQYERDESGKMSPLPRPSIDTGMGLERMAAVIQGRASNYETDLLRGVISRIEEISQARYEDGGGKADSSMRVIADHARAALFLITDGVFPSNEGRGYVLRRIIRRAVRHAKTLGADEPFLFKTLDAVSGLMADAYPDAAQKAGFASDVVRAEEERFLETAARGLEILESEVGKLPAGGKLPGKVAFKLYDTYGFPLDLTEDVLREKNLGVDRAGFEKEMGAQKEQSRKSWKGGGDPRAADYTALVSEGFACEFTGYGSTAGEAKAVFTADAGDGEIEIITDSTPFYANSGGQVGDTGTIEGEGFFARVTDTTKPAAGIISHRAVVEKGRLSAGGEVVLSVDKARRRAVSAHHTATHILHSVLRDILGSHVTQAGSLVAPDRLRFDFTHHSRITPDESRAIEDEVNERISRADEVVTRADVPYEEALKEGATAIFEEKYGDKVRVVSIGGYSAELCGGTHLSNAAAAGLFTIVSQSASSAGVRRIEAVCAEAARKRAVRNEMTLAEAAVSLGGDPSDVPGRIEKLLRRAGELEKEVGRAKRDAIAGDTDEALSGAREIGGVSFVSREVDGAGPEELRELWDKVRAKIKNGVAALGGSREGKAFVLVGVAGDAAGKFHAGNIVKEIAPLIGGRGGGKPSLAQAGGNDPSGVAKAIEKTAEILASAPDGLS
- the rpmA gene encoding 50S ribosomal protein L27 encodes the protein MSTKKGGGSSKNGRDSAGKRLGVKKFGGEFVKAGNIIVRQRGTSFHAGDNVGSGRDWTLFALADGVVKFRKGKRKTVSVIPAAK
- the rplU gene encoding 50S ribosomal protein L21; the encoded protein is MQAVIRTGNRQYLVKPGDVVDIEKIAGSPGDSVGFADVLLVSNGEGEAKVGAPVVEGAEVKGEIISQKKGDKITVFKFKRRKGYRRKAGHRQQYTSVRITDIRG
- the katG gene encoding catalase/peroxidase HPI — encoded protein: MNKCPVNHAAGGGTTNNDWWPNRLRLDILRQHSSMSDPMEGDFNYTEEFKSLDYDALKKDLHNLMTDSQDWWPADFGHYGPLFIRMSWHAAGTYRTGDGRGGGGTGNQRFAPLNSWPDNANLDKARRLLWPIKQKYGKKISWADLMILAGNVALESMGFKTFGFGGGRKDIWEPEKDIYWGAEKTWLDDKRYSGERDLENPLAAVQMGLIYVNPEGPDGKPDPVAAAADIRETFGRMAMNDEETVALIAGGHSFGKSHGAGDPALVGAEPEAAGIEQQGLGWKSGHGSGHSADTITGGPEVTWTKTPAKWSNDFFDHLFGHEWELTKSPAGAYQWVAKDGDETIPDAHDPSKRHRPTMLTTDLTLRFDPEFEKISRRFHESPDRFADAFARAWFKLTHRDMGPRARYLGPEVPKEELIWQDPVPAVDHPLIDETDIASLKKKIGDSGLSVRQMVSTAWASASTFRGSDMRGGANGARIRLSPQKDWEVNQPEQLAETLKSLEDIRNEFNDAATGGKKVSLADLIVLAGCVGIEQAAGRAGSGITAPFTPGRADASPEQTDVESFAVLEPAADGFRNYRKEKYAVSDEELLVDRAQLLTLTPPEMTALVGGMRVLDTNFGQTRHGVFTERPGALTNDFFVNLLDMNTDWKPVSGDEDLFEGRDRKTGKPKWTGTRVDLIFGSNSELRALAEVYGCGDGEEKFVRDFVAVWTKVTNLDRFDLA